One Chionomys nivalis chromosome 4, mChiNiv1.1, whole genome shotgun sequence genomic region harbors:
- the Dppa5 gene encoding developmental pluripotency-associated 5 protein has translation MGTFRTRKDIPPWVKIPEDLKDPEVFQVQTLVLKFLFGPHGSRIPHFEKVSQAMFDLKTLESSELTEVLVYGSYNHKLRAKWILQSMAERYRLRQERGMLHLEEAMKTLELGKCLE, from the exons ATGGGAACTTTCCGGACCCGTAAAGATATCCCACCATGGGTGAAAATTCCTGAAGACCTGAAAGATCCAGAAGTATTCCAAGTCCAGACACTGGTCTTAAAATTTCTGTTTG GCCCACACGGCTCTCGAATCCCTCACTTCGAGAAGGTGAGCCAGGCTATGTTCGATCTGAAGACCCTGGAGTCTTCCGAACTCACCGAGGTCTTAGTTTACGGCTCTTACAACCACAAGCTTCGGGCCAAATGGATTCTTCAGTCCATGGCTGAGAGGTACCGCCTACGCCAGGAGAGAG GAATGCTCCACCTGGAGGAAGCCATGAAGACCCTGGAACTAGGAAAGTGTTTGGAGTGA
- the Ooep gene encoding oocyte-expressed protein homolog, whose translation MGPHATDTDDQANGPTPYSSSLKRLSAPPVSPRLRVRPWWFPEHELRDPLVFYMEAWVAEMIFGPNQVLIPEIEWLSQALLRVDIVDPGNVAEITIYGRPCVKSRMRNILLHLAACHKEEHVQRATKMKQLEEFLKTHSPNSRAQARGTC comes from the exons ATGGGTCCTCATGCTACAGATACTGACGACCAGGCGAATGGACCGACGCCATACTCTTCCTCGCTGAAGCGGCTCAGCGCTCCACCTGTGTCCCCGCGGCTTCGCGTGCGGCCCTGGTGGTTCCCGGAGCACGAACTCAGGGATCCTCTCGTGTTCTACATGGAGGCCTGGGTAGCAGAAATGATCTTTG GCCCCAATCAAGTCTTAATCCCAGAAATAGAGTGGTTAAGCCAGGCTTTGCTGAGAGTGGACATTGTCGACCCTGGGAATGTAGCTGAAATCACCATCTATGGACGACCCTGTGTGAAGAGTCGAATGAGAAATATTCTCTTGCACCTGGCAGCTTGCCATAAAGAAGAACATGTCCAAAGAG CTACAAAGATGAAACAACTTGAGGAATTTTTGAAGACCCATTCCCCAAACTCAAGAGCCCAGGCAAGAGGCACTTGCTGA
- the LOC130873539 gene encoding oocyte-expressed protein homolog, producing the protein MESHFSDAHHEPKRPMEDPSSEKLRAPPVSWRPQDEICEPVVLHMETWVAERVFGRMQPSVPSEWYDGSIWMTVDTGGSGNVAEITIYGEPSLQRRMKNVILHLEARHKNEDFKRAWTMKELEKFLRTHSPYANCPARGTY; encoded by the exons ATGGAGTCCCACTTTAGTGACGCCCACCACGAGCCAAAAAGACCGATGGAGGACCCTTCCTCCGAGAAGCTTCGCGCTCCACCTGTGTCCTGGCGGCCTCAGGACGAAATCTGTGAGCCTGTCGTGCTCCACATGGAGACCTGGGTGGCCGAAAGGGTTTTTG GCCGAATGCAACCCTCAGTCCCATCCGAGTGGTACGATGGCTCGATTTGGATGACCGTGGACACCGGCGGCTCTGGGAACGTGGCTGAAATCACCATATATGGAGAACCCTCTCTACAGCGTCGAATGAAAAATGTAATCTTGCACTTGGAAGCAAGGCATAAAAATGAAGACTTCAAAAGAG CATGGACAATGAAAGAACTTGAGAAATTCTTGAGGACCCATTCCCCATATGCAAACTGCCCAGCAAGAGGCACTTACTGA